Proteins from a genomic interval of Lolium perenne isolate Kyuss_39 chromosome 1, Kyuss_2.0, whole genome shotgun sequence:
- the LOC139832168 gene encoding uncharacterized protein, with product MIHTSPSVLWNAGWFYEKNAPVPDVHEGLPQFVNEPPEELASWSFVPPLALTPTLEKAARRISWLVHDGLTGAQLTLSWFTRRIQPLRYNARLMCAYTGADDLLRVTRHDLPADSLKRRFKTLVKIPRGQQVPELFKDIYTNDQCPPLNTLAEDNFRTIIRVPVTSDTAEEAPEDDEEEEDQAPRKAAPRPTKRPRAKAPGSEAGASGEASAKKPKTTKPPPLDSRKAERARLRMLSTAGQGTRPIIPGAPNPKTAATRTTSQEPITKYMKKSPAVGPSTPVPPSASHPTPQPSPPQADPSPPPAANTPPEIIPVSSGHLEEEDPKAKSPAQEEAETQGQGDAEVTSEKAGEGAGDIVVFPKNFGDPADTTSTPKAYATKFFNKLTEAEKWELEQDLLNAMLNNAWGKPDSRTSEIQDFKKNIGQFCDQLICKQKEQQALHYELHKNIALQRRVTLSQAENIRTLKDENAELAKQLADAQGASSSLATASTELENLRSSYQELETKLKEAELKREQAEKQLAEKNSEHIREKGELELKKNADGETIRRQQKELNGLRKFMETAEQHWDLLNENILGMISEPCQDICSDSFFTLRSNCVLIS from the exons atgattcacacgagtccgtccgtgctttggaacgccggatggttctacgagaagaatgctcctgttccggatgtccacgaaggccttccccagttcgtcaacgaacctccggaagaacttgcaagctggagcttcgtccctccactcgccctgactccaaccttggagaaagctgcgcggagaatctcctggctagtccatgacggacttaccggagcccagcttacacttagctggtttacccggagaatccagccccttcgctacaacgcgcggttgatgtgcgcttacaccggggcggatgatcttctccgggttacccgccatgaTCTTCCGGCTGACTCTCTGAAAAGAAgattcaagacgctggtgaagattccgaggggccaacaggtcccggaactgttcaaggatatctacacgaacgatcagtgtcctccg ctcaatactttggcggaggacaacttccgcaccatcattcgcgtccccgttaccagcgacacggcggaggaggctccggaagacgacgaggaggaagaggaccaggcaccccgcaaggcggctcctcgacctacaaagcgtccccgcgccaaggctcccggctctgaagccggagctagcggcgaggcctccgcgaagaagccaaagacgacgaaaccacctccgcttgactcaaggaaggcggagcgtgcgcgtctacggatgctctcgacggctggccagggcacacgccccatcattcccggtgcccc gaatccgaaaaccgctgccacgcggaccaccagccaggagcccatcacgaagtacatgaagaaatctccggctgttggtccctctactccagttccacccagcgcttcccacccaactcctcaaccgtcgcctcctcaggctgacccatctcccccgcctgccgcaaacactccaccggagataattccggttagcagcgggcacctggaggaagaagatcccaaggccaaaagccctgcccaagaagaggcggaaacacaaggccaaggagatgcggaagtcacttccgagaaggctggagagggcgctggcgacatagtcgtttttccgaagaacttcggagatccggcggacaccacttccacccccaaggcgtatgccaccaagttttttaacaagctgactgaggcggagaagtgggaacttgaacaagacctgctcaacgccatgctgaacaacgcctgggggaagccggattccaggacatcggagatccaggacttcaagaaaaacattggccagttctgcgatcaacttatctgcaagcaaaag gaacagcaggcgctgcactacgagctgcacaagaacattgccctgcagcgccgcgttactctgagtcaggcggaaaatatccggaccctgaaggatgagaatgcggaactggctaaacaactggcagacgcccaag gcgcatcctcctcccttgcaacagcttcgactgaacttgagaacctgcgctcctcgtaccaagaattggagacgaagctaaaggaggcggaacttaagagggagcaggccgaaaagcagctggcggagaaaaactccgagcatatcagggagaagggcgagctggagctgaaaaagaatgctgacggcgagaccatcaggaggcagcaaaaagagctcaacggactccggaaatttatggagacagcggagcagcactgggacttgctcaatgaaaacatcttgggtatgatatcggaaccttgtcaagatatttgctccgattctttttttactttgcgctcaaattgcgtgcttatatcctga